A single genomic interval of Zonotrichia albicollis isolate bZonAlb1 chromosome 33, bZonAlb1.hap1, whole genome shotgun sequence harbors:
- the TMBIM6 gene encoding bax inhibitor 1, whose amino-acid sequence MSGRGVAQSSRPGTDGGRGAVLQPCGAALGPSQPGTMNVFDRSINFDALFKFSHISASTQEHLKRVYGSFAICMFVAAAGAYINVVTHLFQFGFLTGLGALGLMIWLIATPHNRETEQKRLGMLVGFAFLTGINLGPLLQMCISVNPSIIPTAFLGTATIFACFSLSALYARRRSYLYLGGFLLSGLTLLLLSSVINAFVRSTWLFTAHLYVALMIMCGFVLFDTQLIIEKAESGDKDYIWHCVDLFLDFVNIFRELLIILGMNENKKKEKK is encoded by the exons ATGAGCGGCAGGGGCGTGGCGCAGAGCTCGCGGCCTGGCACGGACGGCGGACGCGGCGCAG TTTTGCAGCCCTGTGGAGCGGCCCTGggcccatcccagcctggcaccatgAACGTCTTCGACCGCAGCATCAACTTCGATGCCCTCTTCAAGTTCTCCCACAT CTCGGCCTCCACCCAGGAGCACCTGAAGAGGGTCTATGGCAGCTTTGCCATCTGCATGTTCGTGGCAGCTGCGGGCGCCTACATCAATGTGGTGACCCACCTGTTCCAG TTTGGCTTCCTGACCGgcctgggggcactggggctgaTGATTTGGCTCATAGCCACCCCTCACAACCGTGAGACCGAGCAGAAGAGGCTGGGGATGCTGGTTGGCTTCGCCTTCCTCACAG GCATCAATCTGGGACCCCTCCTGCAAATGTGCATCTCTGTCAACCCCAG CATCATCCCCACTGCCTTCCTGGGCACTGCCACCATCTTTGCCTGCTTCTCTCTGAGCGCCCTGTACGCCCGGCGCCGCAGCTACCTGTACCTAGGAG GTTTCCTGCTTTCTGGCCTCAccctgctgcttctctcctcTGTGATTAACGCCTTTGTGAGATCCACCTGGCTCTTCACG GCCCACCTGTACGTGGCCCTGATGATCATGTGTGGCTTCGTGCTCTTCGACACGCAGCTCATCATCGAGAAGGCGGAGAGCGGGGACAAGGATTACATCTG GCACTGCGTTGATCTCTTCCTGGATTTTGTCAACATCTTCCGGGAGCTCCTGATCATCCTGGGCATGAACGAG aacaagaagaaggagaagaagtgA
- the NCKAP5L gene encoding nck-associated protein 5-like isoform X3 has translation MSESVAEAPGETGPSHELLQRLRELEAENSALAQANENQRETYERCLDEVANHVVQALLNQKDLREECIKLKKRVFELERQNQVLSELFQQKLQLSTGSLPQLPLHPVPAPPDVPVTPQPSSAEQEPPQLLPGLCLSLPEVLPPVPSASPGLSPGAPPLDALSPFFKKKAQILEVLRKLEESDPLLGPPPASPGSPEPCSALAWPPCPLRAPGASGGWRGTEGSPCSSPEEAGPPRGALLSALAERLLRGEGGGCCRRSNGEAPGGPPRQRRGEHPAFLGLYAAGEESPEGAFTPLSPVPNPLPSPSKVLKVPPPPAGLRLSPQLAHPSKIPCRGAHPEASPVLSRRPSPDAAPEPAPTEPPAFPRTFEAVEQPPGPPVPAGSGERAAASPPSSRRGTGGSAPCRRPGKKPPEPGYLPFKERLAALGKLRGAEGRETPGPGRPERGHGGELRPPPRAGLGGSLKHPEPAHGAEPLARCYSSGSMGDPGKAGGKTRPGTGRTPSRTPPAPPAKSSRSPHGSPTKLPTKAGKGAGAPRGEEPPAGAKAGGGPHKTPAEPAEPPGPAASGAGHSAIEEKVMKGIEENVLRLQGQERAPGAEAKGKAAGLASWFGLRRSKLPALSRRGDGGRGRDWAGTPAPLRREVKLAARKLEAESLNISKLMEKAEDLRKALREEHAFLQGLALEKGRPRGPPRGPGPLPVMYQEVTAETFMQQLLDRVDGKDVPYETRLEHKRELCDLRRVPPDAKEARLCRPPRNGIVGHLREPSDKVPDVALRDELPSDESLSESGTGQHFAACGSLTRTLDSGIGTFPPPDYGGVPAKSTPKPRGRPEPLPGAVPAAVTKVPRKARTLEREVPSAEELLVPGKHRSAPGCRLPAPPNPHGHRAAPQDTGDDARKPRRVQQSKNWTFPNAKGCGAADPFVCPPGGLEGLHRPGQAPVCSPGGHRGASPEVPPPLPPALSASSSRTPSASDVGDEGSTEARSRDGGHGPAGLEHSESLSDSLYDSLSSCGSQG, from the exons ATGTCGGAGAGCGTGGCCGAGGCGCCGGGAGAGACGGGCCCCAGCCATGAGCTGCTGCAGCGCCTGCGGGAGCTGGAG GCAGAGAActcagccctggcccaggccaATGAGAACCAGAGGGAGACGTACGAGCGCTGCCTGGATGAG gtTGCCAACCATGTGGTGCAGGCGCTGCTCAACCAAAAG GACCTGCGTGAGGAGTGCATCAAGCTGAAGAAGCGCGTGTTCGAGCTGGAGCGGCAGAACCAGGTGCTGAGCGAGCTCTTCCAGCAGAAGCTGCAGCTCTCCACCGGCTCCCTCCCTCAG CTGCCGCTGCACCCGGTGCCAGCGCCCCCCGATGTGCCAGTgaccccccagcccagctctgctgagcaagagcccccccagctgctccctggcctctgtctgtccctgcctgag gtgcTGCCACCAGTGCCATCGGCCAGCCCTGGCCTCAGCCCCGGTGCCCCTCCCCTGGACGCCCTGTCCCCATTCTTCAAAAAGAAAGCCCAAATCCTGGAGGTGCTGCGCAAGCTGGAGGAGTCAGACCCTCTGCTGGGACCCCCGCCCGCCTCCCCCGGCTCCCCcgagccctgctcagccctggcctggcCCCCCTGCCCTCTGCGGGCCCCGGGGGCCTCGGGGGGCTGGCGGGGCACCgagggcagcccctgctcctcccccGAGGAAGCGGGGCCGCCTCGGGGCGCTCTGCTCAGCGCTTTGGCAGAGCGGCTGCTGCGGGGCGAGGGCGGCGGCTGCTGCCGGCGCAGTAACGGGGAAGCGCCCGGGGGTCCCCCCCGGCAGCGGCGCGGGGAGCACCCCGCGTTCCTGGGACTCTACGCGGCGGGTGAGGAGAGCCCCGAGGGCGCCTTCACCCCGCTCTCCCCCGTCCCCAACCCGCTGCCCTCCCCCTCCAAGGTGCTCAAGGTGCCGCCCCCCCCCGCGGGGCTGCGCCTCAGCCCCCAGCTCGCCCACCCCTCCAAGATCCCGTGTCGCGGCGCCCACCCCGAGGCGTCGCCGGTGCTCAGCCGCCGCCCGTCCCCCGATGCCGCCCCAGAGCCCGCTCCCACCGAGCCCCCCGCCTTCCCCCGCACCTTCGAGGCGGTGGAGCagcccccgggacccccggtaCCGGCGGGGAGCGGGGAGCGAGCGGCGGCGTCCCCGCCCAGCTCCCGCCGTGGCACGGGGGGCTCGGCCCCCTGCCGCCGGCCCGGTAAGAAGCCCCCCGAGCCGGGTTATCTGCCCTTCAAGGAGCgcctggcagcgctgggcaAGCTGCGAGGGGCTGAGGGCCGAGAAACGCCCGGTCCGGGCCGGCCCGAACGGGGCCATGGGGGCGAACTGCGCCCCCCACCCCGGGCGGGTTTGGGGGGCAGCCTGAAGCACCCCGAGCCAGCGCACGGCGCGGAGCCCCTGGCCCGCTGCTACTCCTCCGGTTCCATGGGAGACCCCGGTAAAGCGGGGGGCAAAACCCGCCCTGGAACCGGCAGGACCCCGTCCCGGaccccccccgcgccccccgccaaAAGCTCCCGCAGCCCCCACGGCAGCCCCACCAAGCTGCCCACCAAGGCGGGCAAAGGCGCGGGGGCACCGCGGGGCGAGGAGCCCCCCGCGGGTGCCAAGGCGGGCGGGGGTCCCCACAAAACCCCCGCGGAGCCCGCGGAGCCCCCGGGGCCGGCGGCGAGCGGCGCGGGGCACTCGGCCATCGAGGAGAAGGTGATGAAGGGCATCGAGGAGAACgtgctgaggctgcaggggcaggagagggcGCCGGGAGCGGAGGCCAAGGGCAAAGCAGCGGGGCTGGCGAGCTGGTTCGGGCTGCGGAGGAGCAAATTGCCCGCGCTGAGCCGGAGAGGGGACGGTGGGCGCGGGCGTGACTGGGCTGGGACCCCCGCACCCCTTCGCCGAGAGGTCAAGCTGGCCGCCCGCAAGCTGGAAGCCGAGAGTCTCAACATCTCGAAGCTGATGGAGAAGGCGGAGGATCTGCGCAAGGCGCTGCGGGAGGAGCACGCGTTCCTGCAGGGACTGGCGCTGGAGAAGGGGCGTCCCCGTGGGCCCCCTCGAGGCCCCGGTCCCCTCCCGGTCATGTACCAGGAGGTGACGGCCGAGACCTtcatgcagcagctgctggacag GGTGGACGGCAAGGACGTCCCCTACGAGACCCGCCTGGAGCACAAGCGGGAGCTTTGTGACCTCCGGAGGGTCCCCCCCGACGCCAAAGAAGCGCGGCTGTGCCGCCCGCCCCGCAACGGCATCGTGGGACACCTGCGGGAGCCCTCGGACAAG GTGCCCGACGTGGCGCTCCGGGACGAGCTGCCGTCCGACGAGAGCCTGTCCGAGTCGGGGACCGGGCAGCATTTCGCCG CCTGCGGGTCTCTGACGCGGACGCTGGACAGCGGGATCGGCACATTCCCACCCCCCGATTATGGGGGCGTCCCCGCTAAGAGCACCCCCAAACCGCGGGGCCGCCCCGAGCCGCTGCCCGGGGCCGTGCCGGCCGCTGTCACCAAAGTGCCGCGCAAGGCCCGGACGCTGGAACGGGAGGTCCCGAGCGCCGAGGAGCTGCTGGTACCGGGAAAGCACCGGAGCGCTCCGGGCTGCCGCCTCCCGGCGCCCCCCAACCCGCACGGGCACCGCGCCGCGCCCCAAG ACACCGGGGATGACGCCAGGAAACCGCGGCGGGTCCAGCAGAGCAAGAACTGGACCTTCCCCAACGCCAAAGGCTGCGGTGCTGCCGACCCCTTCGTGTGCCCACCCggggggctggaggggctgcaTCGGCCTGGGCAG GCCCCCGTGTGCAGCCCGGGGGGACACCGAGGGGCATCCCCGGAGGTTCCCCCACCTCTGCCCCCCGCTCTgagcgccagcagcagccggACCCCCAGCGCCTCGGACGTGGGGGACGAGGGCAGCACGGAGGCGCGGTCCCGGGATGGCGGGCACGGCCCCGCCGGGCTGGAACACTCCGAGTCCCTCAGCGATTCTCTCTACGACAGCCTCTCGTCCTGcggcagccagggctga
- the NCKAP5L gene encoding nck-associated protein 5-like isoform X1: MTSPPPPPVPPRCRCRCQPRPWRPGAPGDTAPLRGWGHPKPAAAMSESVAEAPGETGPSHELLQRLRELEAENSALAQANENQRETYERCLDEVANHVVQALLNQKDLREECIKLKKRVFELERQNQVLSELFQQKLQLSTGSLPQLPLHPVPAPPDVPVTPQPSSAEQEPPQLLPGLCLSLPEVLPPVPSASPGLSPGAPPLDALSPFFKKKAQILEVLRKLEESDPLLGPPPASPGSPEPCSALAWPPCPLRAPGASGGWRGTEGSPCSSPEEAGPPRGALLSALAERLLRGEGGGCCRRSNGEAPGGPPRQRRGEHPAFLGLYAAGEESPEGAFTPLSPVPNPLPSPSKVLKVPPPPAGLRLSPQLAHPSKIPCRGAHPEASPVLSRRPSPDAAPEPAPTEPPAFPRTFEAVEQPPGPPVPAGSGERAAASPPSSRRGTGGSAPCRRPGKKPPEPGYLPFKERLAALGKLRGAEGRETPGPGRPERGHGGELRPPPRAGLGGSLKHPEPAHGAEPLARCYSSGSMGDPGKAGGKTRPGTGRTPSRTPPAPPAKSSRSPHGSPTKLPTKAGKGAGAPRGEEPPAGAKAGGGPHKTPAEPAEPPGPAASGAGHSAIEEKVMKGIEENVLRLQGQERAPGAEAKGKAAGLASWFGLRRSKLPALSRRGDGGRGRDWAGTPAPLRREVKLAARKLEAESLNISKLMEKAEDLRKALREEHAFLQGLALEKGRPRGPPRGPGPLPVMYQEVTAETFMQQLLDRVDGKDVPYETRLEHKRELCDLRRVPPDAKEARLCRPPRNGIVGHLREPSDKVPDVALRDELPSDESLSESGTGQHFAACGSLTRTLDSGIGTFPPPDYGGVPAKSTPKPRGRPEPLPGAVPAAVTKVPRKARTLEREVPSAEELLVPGKHRSAPGCRLPAPPNPHGHRAAPQDTGDDARKPRRVQQSKNWTFPNAKGCGAADPFVCPPGGLEGLHRPGQAPVCSPGGHRGASPEVPPPLPPALSASSSRTPSASDVGDEGSTEARSRDGGHGPAGLEHSESLSDSLYDSLSSCGSQG, encoded by the exons GTGACACCGCACCGCttcggggctggggacacccaaaGCCAG CAGCAGCGATGTCGGAGAGCGTGGCCGAGGCGCCGGGAGAGACGGGCCCCAGCCATGAGCTGCTGCAGCGCCTGCGGGAGCTGGAG GCAGAGAActcagccctggcccaggccaATGAGAACCAGAGGGAGACGTACGAGCGCTGCCTGGATGAG gtTGCCAACCATGTGGTGCAGGCGCTGCTCAACCAAAAG GACCTGCGTGAGGAGTGCATCAAGCTGAAGAAGCGCGTGTTCGAGCTGGAGCGGCAGAACCAGGTGCTGAGCGAGCTCTTCCAGCAGAAGCTGCAGCTCTCCACCGGCTCCCTCCCTCAG CTGCCGCTGCACCCGGTGCCAGCGCCCCCCGATGTGCCAGTgaccccccagcccagctctgctgagcaagagcccccccagctgctccctggcctctgtctgtccctgcctgag gtgcTGCCACCAGTGCCATCGGCCAGCCCTGGCCTCAGCCCCGGTGCCCCTCCCCTGGACGCCCTGTCCCCATTCTTCAAAAAGAAAGCCCAAATCCTGGAGGTGCTGCGCAAGCTGGAGGAGTCAGACCCTCTGCTGGGACCCCCGCCCGCCTCCCCCGGCTCCCCcgagccctgctcagccctggcctggcCCCCCTGCCCTCTGCGGGCCCCGGGGGCCTCGGGGGGCTGGCGGGGCACCgagggcagcccctgctcctcccccGAGGAAGCGGGGCCGCCTCGGGGCGCTCTGCTCAGCGCTTTGGCAGAGCGGCTGCTGCGGGGCGAGGGCGGCGGCTGCTGCCGGCGCAGTAACGGGGAAGCGCCCGGGGGTCCCCCCCGGCAGCGGCGCGGGGAGCACCCCGCGTTCCTGGGACTCTACGCGGCGGGTGAGGAGAGCCCCGAGGGCGCCTTCACCCCGCTCTCCCCCGTCCCCAACCCGCTGCCCTCCCCCTCCAAGGTGCTCAAGGTGCCGCCCCCCCCCGCGGGGCTGCGCCTCAGCCCCCAGCTCGCCCACCCCTCCAAGATCCCGTGTCGCGGCGCCCACCCCGAGGCGTCGCCGGTGCTCAGCCGCCGCCCGTCCCCCGATGCCGCCCCAGAGCCCGCTCCCACCGAGCCCCCCGCCTTCCCCCGCACCTTCGAGGCGGTGGAGCagcccccgggacccccggtaCCGGCGGGGAGCGGGGAGCGAGCGGCGGCGTCCCCGCCCAGCTCCCGCCGTGGCACGGGGGGCTCGGCCCCCTGCCGCCGGCCCGGTAAGAAGCCCCCCGAGCCGGGTTATCTGCCCTTCAAGGAGCgcctggcagcgctgggcaAGCTGCGAGGGGCTGAGGGCCGAGAAACGCCCGGTCCGGGCCGGCCCGAACGGGGCCATGGGGGCGAACTGCGCCCCCCACCCCGGGCGGGTTTGGGGGGCAGCCTGAAGCACCCCGAGCCAGCGCACGGCGCGGAGCCCCTGGCCCGCTGCTACTCCTCCGGTTCCATGGGAGACCCCGGTAAAGCGGGGGGCAAAACCCGCCCTGGAACCGGCAGGACCCCGTCCCGGaccccccccgcgccccccgccaaAAGCTCCCGCAGCCCCCACGGCAGCCCCACCAAGCTGCCCACCAAGGCGGGCAAAGGCGCGGGGGCACCGCGGGGCGAGGAGCCCCCCGCGGGTGCCAAGGCGGGCGGGGGTCCCCACAAAACCCCCGCGGAGCCCGCGGAGCCCCCGGGGCCGGCGGCGAGCGGCGCGGGGCACTCGGCCATCGAGGAGAAGGTGATGAAGGGCATCGAGGAGAACgtgctgaggctgcaggggcaggagagggcGCCGGGAGCGGAGGCCAAGGGCAAAGCAGCGGGGCTGGCGAGCTGGTTCGGGCTGCGGAGGAGCAAATTGCCCGCGCTGAGCCGGAGAGGGGACGGTGGGCGCGGGCGTGACTGGGCTGGGACCCCCGCACCCCTTCGCCGAGAGGTCAAGCTGGCCGCCCGCAAGCTGGAAGCCGAGAGTCTCAACATCTCGAAGCTGATGGAGAAGGCGGAGGATCTGCGCAAGGCGCTGCGGGAGGAGCACGCGTTCCTGCAGGGACTGGCGCTGGAGAAGGGGCGTCCCCGTGGGCCCCCTCGAGGCCCCGGTCCCCTCCCGGTCATGTACCAGGAGGTGACGGCCGAGACCTtcatgcagcagctgctggacag GGTGGACGGCAAGGACGTCCCCTACGAGACCCGCCTGGAGCACAAGCGGGAGCTTTGTGACCTCCGGAGGGTCCCCCCCGACGCCAAAGAAGCGCGGCTGTGCCGCCCGCCCCGCAACGGCATCGTGGGACACCTGCGGGAGCCCTCGGACAAG GTGCCCGACGTGGCGCTCCGGGACGAGCTGCCGTCCGACGAGAGCCTGTCCGAGTCGGGGACCGGGCAGCATTTCGCCG CCTGCGGGTCTCTGACGCGGACGCTGGACAGCGGGATCGGCACATTCCCACCCCCCGATTATGGGGGCGTCCCCGCTAAGAGCACCCCCAAACCGCGGGGCCGCCCCGAGCCGCTGCCCGGGGCCGTGCCGGCCGCTGTCACCAAAGTGCCGCGCAAGGCCCGGACGCTGGAACGGGAGGTCCCGAGCGCCGAGGAGCTGCTGGTACCGGGAAAGCACCGGAGCGCTCCGGGCTGCCGCCTCCCGGCGCCCCCCAACCCGCACGGGCACCGCGCCGCGCCCCAAG ACACCGGGGATGACGCCAGGAAACCGCGGCGGGTCCAGCAGAGCAAGAACTGGACCTTCCCCAACGCCAAAGGCTGCGGTGCTGCCGACCCCTTCGTGTGCCCACCCggggggctggaggggctgcaTCGGCCTGGGCAG GCCCCCGTGTGCAGCCCGGGGGGACACCGAGGGGCATCCCCGGAGGTTCCCCCACCTCTGCCCCCCGCTCTgagcgccagcagcagccggACCCCCAGCGCCTCGGACGTGGGGGACGAGGGCAGCACGGAGGCGCGGTCCCGGGATGGCGGGCACGGCCCCGCCGGGCTGGAACACTCCGAGTCCCTCAGCGATTCTCTCTACGACAGCCTCTCGTCCTGcggcagccagggctga
- the NCKAP5L gene encoding nck-associated protein 5-like isoform X2 has product MTSPPPPPVPPRCRCRCQPRPWRPGAPGDTAPLRGWGHPKPAAMSESVAEAPGETGPSHELLQRLRELEAENSALAQANENQRETYERCLDEVANHVVQALLNQKDLREECIKLKKRVFELERQNQVLSELFQQKLQLSTGSLPQLPLHPVPAPPDVPVTPQPSSAEQEPPQLLPGLCLSLPEVLPPVPSASPGLSPGAPPLDALSPFFKKKAQILEVLRKLEESDPLLGPPPASPGSPEPCSALAWPPCPLRAPGASGGWRGTEGSPCSSPEEAGPPRGALLSALAERLLRGEGGGCCRRSNGEAPGGPPRQRRGEHPAFLGLYAAGEESPEGAFTPLSPVPNPLPSPSKVLKVPPPPAGLRLSPQLAHPSKIPCRGAHPEASPVLSRRPSPDAAPEPAPTEPPAFPRTFEAVEQPPGPPVPAGSGERAAASPPSSRRGTGGSAPCRRPGKKPPEPGYLPFKERLAALGKLRGAEGRETPGPGRPERGHGGELRPPPRAGLGGSLKHPEPAHGAEPLARCYSSGSMGDPGKAGGKTRPGTGRTPSRTPPAPPAKSSRSPHGSPTKLPTKAGKGAGAPRGEEPPAGAKAGGGPHKTPAEPAEPPGPAASGAGHSAIEEKVMKGIEENVLRLQGQERAPGAEAKGKAAGLASWFGLRRSKLPALSRRGDGGRGRDWAGTPAPLRREVKLAARKLEAESLNISKLMEKAEDLRKALREEHAFLQGLALEKGRPRGPPRGPGPLPVMYQEVTAETFMQQLLDRVDGKDVPYETRLEHKRELCDLRRVPPDAKEARLCRPPRNGIVGHLREPSDKVPDVALRDELPSDESLSESGTGQHFAACGSLTRTLDSGIGTFPPPDYGGVPAKSTPKPRGRPEPLPGAVPAAVTKVPRKARTLEREVPSAEELLVPGKHRSAPGCRLPAPPNPHGHRAAPQDTGDDARKPRRVQQSKNWTFPNAKGCGAADPFVCPPGGLEGLHRPGQAPVCSPGGHRGASPEVPPPLPPALSASSSRTPSASDVGDEGSTEARSRDGGHGPAGLEHSESLSDSLYDSLSSCGSQG; this is encoded by the exons GTGACACCGCACCGCttcggggctggggacacccaaaGCCAG CAGCGATGTCGGAGAGCGTGGCCGAGGCGCCGGGAGAGACGGGCCCCAGCCATGAGCTGCTGCAGCGCCTGCGGGAGCTGGAG GCAGAGAActcagccctggcccaggccaATGAGAACCAGAGGGAGACGTACGAGCGCTGCCTGGATGAG gtTGCCAACCATGTGGTGCAGGCGCTGCTCAACCAAAAG GACCTGCGTGAGGAGTGCATCAAGCTGAAGAAGCGCGTGTTCGAGCTGGAGCGGCAGAACCAGGTGCTGAGCGAGCTCTTCCAGCAGAAGCTGCAGCTCTCCACCGGCTCCCTCCCTCAG CTGCCGCTGCACCCGGTGCCAGCGCCCCCCGATGTGCCAGTgaccccccagcccagctctgctgagcaagagcccccccagctgctccctggcctctgtctgtccctgcctgag gtgcTGCCACCAGTGCCATCGGCCAGCCCTGGCCTCAGCCCCGGTGCCCCTCCCCTGGACGCCCTGTCCCCATTCTTCAAAAAGAAAGCCCAAATCCTGGAGGTGCTGCGCAAGCTGGAGGAGTCAGACCCTCTGCTGGGACCCCCGCCCGCCTCCCCCGGCTCCCCcgagccctgctcagccctggcctggcCCCCCTGCCCTCTGCGGGCCCCGGGGGCCTCGGGGGGCTGGCGGGGCACCgagggcagcccctgctcctcccccGAGGAAGCGGGGCCGCCTCGGGGCGCTCTGCTCAGCGCTTTGGCAGAGCGGCTGCTGCGGGGCGAGGGCGGCGGCTGCTGCCGGCGCAGTAACGGGGAAGCGCCCGGGGGTCCCCCCCGGCAGCGGCGCGGGGAGCACCCCGCGTTCCTGGGACTCTACGCGGCGGGTGAGGAGAGCCCCGAGGGCGCCTTCACCCCGCTCTCCCCCGTCCCCAACCCGCTGCCCTCCCCCTCCAAGGTGCTCAAGGTGCCGCCCCCCCCCGCGGGGCTGCGCCTCAGCCCCCAGCTCGCCCACCCCTCCAAGATCCCGTGTCGCGGCGCCCACCCCGAGGCGTCGCCGGTGCTCAGCCGCCGCCCGTCCCCCGATGCCGCCCCAGAGCCCGCTCCCACCGAGCCCCCCGCCTTCCCCCGCACCTTCGAGGCGGTGGAGCagcccccgggacccccggtaCCGGCGGGGAGCGGGGAGCGAGCGGCGGCGTCCCCGCCCAGCTCCCGCCGTGGCACGGGGGGCTCGGCCCCCTGCCGCCGGCCCGGTAAGAAGCCCCCCGAGCCGGGTTATCTGCCCTTCAAGGAGCgcctggcagcgctgggcaAGCTGCGAGGGGCTGAGGGCCGAGAAACGCCCGGTCCGGGCCGGCCCGAACGGGGCCATGGGGGCGAACTGCGCCCCCCACCCCGGGCGGGTTTGGGGGGCAGCCTGAAGCACCCCGAGCCAGCGCACGGCGCGGAGCCCCTGGCCCGCTGCTACTCCTCCGGTTCCATGGGAGACCCCGGTAAAGCGGGGGGCAAAACCCGCCCTGGAACCGGCAGGACCCCGTCCCGGaccccccccgcgccccccgccaaAAGCTCCCGCAGCCCCCACGGCAGCCCCACCAAGCTGCCCACCAAGGCGGGCAAAGGCGCGGGGGCACCGCGGGGCGAGGAGCCCCCCGCGGGTGCCAAGGCGGGCGGGGGTCCCCACAAAACCCCCGCGGAGCCCGCGGAGCCCCCGGGGCCGGCGGCGAGCGGCGCGGGGCACTCGGCCATCGAGGAGAAGGTGATGAAGGGCATCGAGGAGAACgtgctgaggctgcaggggcaggagagggcGCCGGGAGCGGAGGCCAAGGGCAAAGCAGCGGGGCTGGCGAGCTGGTTCGGGCTGCGGAGGAGCAAATTGCCCGCGCTGAGCCGGAGAGGGGACGGTGGGCGCGGGCGTGACTGGGCTGGGACCCCCGCACCCCTTCGCCGAGAGGTCAAGCTGGCCGCCCGCAAGCTGGAAGCCGAGAGTCTCAACATCTCGAAGCTGATGGAGAAGGCGGAGGATCTGCGCAAGGCGCTGCGGGAGGAGCACGCGTTCCTGCAGGGACTGGCGCTGGAGAAGGGGCGTCCCCGTGGGCCCCCTCGAGGCCCCGGTCCCCTCCCGGTCATGTACCAGGAGGTGACGGCCGAGACCTtcatgcagcagctgctggacag GGTGGACGGCAAGGACGTCCCCTACGAGACCCGCCTGGAGCACAAGCGGGAGCTTTGTGACCTCCGGAGGGTCCCCCCCGACGCCAAAGAAGCGCGGCTGTGCCGCCCGCCCCGCAACGGCATCGTGGGACACCTGCGGGAGCCCTCGGACAAG GTGCCCGACGTGGCGCTCCGGGACGAGCTGCCGTCCGACGAGAGCCTGTCCGAGTCGGGGACCGGGCAGCATTTCGCCG CCTGCGGGTCTCTGACGCGGACGCTGGACAGCGGGATCGGCACATTCCCACCCCCCGATTATGGGGGCGTCCCCGCTAAGAGCACCCCCAAACCGCGGGGCCGCCCCGAGCCGCTGCCCGGGGCCGTGCCGGCCGCTGTCACCAAAGTGCCGCGCAAGGCCCGGACGCTGGAACGGGAGGTCCCGAGCGCCGAGGAGCTGCTGGTACCGGGAAAGCACCGGAGCGCTCCGGGCTGCCGCCTCCCGGCGCCCCCCAACCCGCACGGGCACCGCGCCGCGCCCCAAG ACACCGGGGATGACGCCAGGAAACCGCGGCGGGTCCAGCAGAGCAAGAACTGGACCTTCCCCAACGCCAAAGGCTGCGGTGCTGCCGACCCCTTCGTGTGCCCACCCggggggctggaggggctgcaTCGGCCTGGGCAG GCCCCCGTGTGCAGCCCGGGGGGACACCGAGGGGCATCCCCGGAGGTTCCCCCACCTCTGCCCCCCGCTCTgagcgccagcagcagccggACCCCCAGCGCCTCGGACGTGGGGGACGAGGGCAGCACGGAGGCGCGGTCCCGGGATGGCGGGCACGGCCCCGCCGGGCTGGAACACTCCGAGTCCCTCAGCGATTCTCTCTACGACAGCCTCTCGTCCTGcggcagccagggctga